One genomic segment of Gemmatimonas aurantiaca includes these proteins:
- a CDS encoding alpha/beta fold hydrolase encodes MITFSRTARQVIASIVPAAFPMALAVAPTALGAQSREPFPGLDAYVNKALESMKVPGLGLAIVRNDSVIYVKGYGVRDVNTKAPVEERTIFAIGSSSKAFTSASIAMLVDEKKVDLDAPVTRYIPSFQMYDPYVSRELTVRDLLSHRSGLARGELAWYGSGFDRDELVRRIRFLQPSWSFRSQFGYQNLMYITAGQVVAKASGMSWDDFVSTRIFAPLGMGNSSTTIRALDKRTDLASPHANADSGGGVVAVKWRNLDNAGPAGSINSNAVDMAQWVRMLLGDGKYGGKQVISRRLVEEMRQSQMFIRLDSAARANNPDTHYSSYGLGWFLEDYRGKALVHHGGNVDGFTALVAMLPEDKFGVVLLTNMNGSGLPQPLLHKILDMHLGGSGRDWVADAVTRQEQARARAAAAAARNPQAQTRPSGGKPTLALSEYVGTYVDSLYGEMVVREQNGGLHLTFGPTWRSQMVYWNADNFRVKFDTPVLPAFFVNFRVNPQGKVNELIADLVGVPVSFVRRPTPPRPPPIDYSAPANAPYIAINVTVPTREGHTLAGTLTIPKVASASARVPAVVTITGSGGQTRDEPFSATTNFRPFRQIADSLARRGIATLRMDDRGIGESTGDHAKATSSDFAEDIRAGLAYLRTRPEIDAGKLGLVGHSEGGLIAPIVATREPDLKGIVLLAGPGKRGRDILTFQLRNLAEKDTSLTPAKRAEQIGRIPTYIDSLAATNPWMKYFFDHDPLATAKQVKTPVLVLNGATDQQVTPDQVAALVKAFKAGGNRDVTSRVFPRLNHLFVYDPVGYPGGYQNLTNFDVAPEVLGTVADWLAQRLR; translated from the coding sequence GTGATCACGTTTTCCCGCACCGCCCGCCAGGTGATCGCTTCGATCGTACCGGCGGCGTTCCCGATGGCGCTCGCGGTCGCGCCCACCGCGCTCGGGGCGCAGTCACGCGAGCCGTTCCCCGGTCTCGACGCCTATGTGAACAAGGCGCTCGAAAGCATGAAGGTGCCGGGGCTGGGTCTCGCCATCGTGCGCAACGATTCGGTGATCTACGTCAAGGGCTACGGCGTGCGGGACGTGAACACGAAAGCCCCGGTGGAGGAACGCACGATCTTCGCCATCGGGTCGTCGTCGAAGGCGTTCACGTCCGCCTCGATCGCCATGCTGGTGGACGAGAAGAAGGTCGATCTCGACGCCCCCGTGACGCGCTACATCCCGAGCTTCCAGATGTACGACCCGTACGTTTCGCGTGAGCTCACGGTGCGCGATCTGCTGTCGCATCGCAGCGGTCTCGCGCGCGGTGAACTGGCGTGGTATGGCTCGGGCTTCGATCGCGACGAACTGGTGCGCCGCATCCGCTTCCTGCAGCCGTCGTGGAGCTTCCGCTCGCAGTTCGGCTACCAGAACCTGATGTACATCACCGCAGGGCAAGTGGTGGCCAAGGCGTCCGGCATGAGCTGGGACGATTTTGTCTCGACGCGCATCTTCGCGCCGCTCGGCATGGGCAACAGCAGCACCACCATCCGGGCTCTCGACAAGCGCACCGATCTCGCCTCGCCCCACGCCAACGCCGACAGCGGCGGCGGGGTGGTCGCGGTGAAGTGGCGCAATCTCGACAACGCGGGCCCTGCCGGCTCCATCAACTCCAACGCGGTGGACATGGCGCAGTGGGTGCGCATGCTGCTCGGCGACGGAAAGTACGGCGGCAAGCAGGTCATCAGCCGGCGTCTGGTCGAGGAGATGCGCCAGTCGCAGATGTTCATCCGCCTGGACTCCGCGGCGCGGGCCAACAACCCCGACACGCATTACTCCTCGTACGGACTGGGCTGGTTCCTCGAAGACTATCGCGGCAAAGCGCTGGTGCATCACGGCGGGAACGTGGACGGCTTCACGGCGCTCGTGGCCATGTTGCCCGAAGACAAGTTCGGCGTGGTGCTGCTCACCAACATGAACGGCTCGGGACTGCCGCAGCCGCTGCTGCACAAGATCCTCGACATGCACCTGGGTGGATCGGGTCGCGACTGGGTGGCCGACGCCGTGACACGACAGGAGCAGGCACGCGCCCGGGCGGCGGCCGCCGCGGCCCGCAATCCGCAGGCGCAGACCAGGCCTTCGGGTGGCAAGCCGACGTTGGCCCTGTCGGAATATGTGGGCACCTACGTGGACAGCCTCTACGGCGAGATGGTGGTGCGCGAGCAGAACGGCGGACTGCATCTCACCTTCGGCCCCACCTGGCGCTCCCAGATGGTGTACTGGAACGCCGACAACTTCCGCGTGAAGTTCGACACGCCCGTGCTGCCCGCGTTCTTCGTGAACTTCCGCGTGAACCCGCAGGGGAAGGTGAACGAATTGATCGCCGACCTCGTCGGGGTGCCGGTGTCGTTCGTGCGTCGCCCCACGCCGCCGCGTCCCCCGCCGATCGACTACTCGGCGCCCGCGAACGCGCCGTACATCGCGATCAACGTCACCGTGCCCACGCGCGAAGGGCACACCCTCGCCGGCACGCTCACGATTCCGAAAGTCGCCAGCGCGAGCGCCAGAGTGCCCGCCGTCGTGACCATCACGGGATCGGGGGGACAGACGCGCGACGAACCGTTCTCCGCCACCACCAACTTCCGCCCGTTCCGCCAGATCGCCGATTCACTCGCACGCCGTGGCATCGCCACGTTGCGCATGGACGATCGTGGGATCGGGGAATCCACCGGCGATCATGCCAAGGCCACGAGCTCTGACTTCGCCGAGGACATCCGCGCGGGACTCGCGTATCTGCGCACACGTCCGGAGATCGATGCCGGCAAGCTCGGCCTCGTGGGGCACAGCGAAGGTGGTCTCATCGCGCCCATCGTGGCCACACGTGAACCCGATCTCAAAGGCATCGTGCTGCTTGCCGGACCGGGCAAGCGTGGACGTGACATCCTCACGTTCCAGCTCAGGAACCTCGCCGAGAAGGACACATCCCTCACGCCGGCCAAACGCGCCGAGCAGATCGGTCGCATCCCCACGTACATCGATTCACTCGCGGCCACCAACCCGTGGATGAAGTACTTCTTCGATCACGATCCGCTGGCCACCGCGAAGCAGGTGAAAACGCCGGTGCTCGTCCTCAACGGCGCCACCGATCAGCAGGTGACACCGGATCAGGTGGCAGCGCTGGTGAAGGCGTTCAAGGCCGGTGGCAACAGGGATGTCACGTCGCGGGTGTTCCCCAGGCTCAATCATCTGTTCGTCTACGATCCGGTGGGCTATCCCGGCGGGTATCAGAACCTGACCAACTTCGATGTTGCGCCAGAAGTCCTCGGCACCGTGGCCGACTGGCTGGCGCAACGGTTGCGGTGA
- a CDS encoding CocE/NonD family hydrolase, giving the protein MNTVMRRLASLLCGLAALVALPAVGAQAPTAADSARLANYERREVMIPMRDGVKLHTFVFAPKDQQGALPFILTRTPYGIGGAAGSFITSYAELADERYIFVFQDIRGRFDSEGQFVMLRSPRNKKDPKAIDESTDTWDTIDWLLANVPRNNGRVGQLGVSYPGWLTVMSMLDPHPALKAVSPQASPASMFIGDDFHHNGAFRLAYGFEYVAMMESGKGMQRFPFDKVDNYSWHLENGPLSNIDRKYFKGERPTWNDFVSHPNFDAFWKREALAQYLDRVNVPTLNVGGWWDQEDFYGPLTIYQELEKHDTKGINYLVVGPWNHGAWRGASGQRLGNIDFGSATAPYFRRTIEAPWFAYWLKDKGTLTLAEATTFEAGANEWRQYDTWPPRKNVGPRRLYFHADGKLSFDPPKAGDPRPYDSYVSDPAKPVPYRARPILATFGPGSTWAQWLADDQRFVQDRPDVVAWETPVLENDVTIAGDIVARLMATTTGTDADWVVKLIDVYPEDHPKLGGYQFMVANEVLRGRFRSSYEHPEPIVAGKATEFKVGLHTQNYRFRKGHRIRVQIQSSWFPLIDRNPQTFVPNIFKANAADFRVATQRIYRSPTLSSYLQMSIVTSNPIVP; this is encoded by the coding sequence ATGAACACGGTCATGAGACGCCTGGCCTCACTGCTCTGCGGACTGGCGGCTCTCGTGGCCTTGCCGGCCGTCGGTGCGCAGGCACCGACGGCCGCCGACAGTGCGCGCCTGGCAAACTACGAGCGCCGGGAGGTCATGATCCCGATGCGCGACGGCGTGAAGTTGCACACGTTCGTCTTCGCGCCAAAGGATCAGCAGGGCGCGTTACCCTTCATCCTCACGCGCACGCCGTACGGCATCGGTGGGGCGGCGGGGAGTTTCATCACATCGTACGCGGAGCTGGCCGACGAACGCTACATCTTCGTCTTCCAGGACATCCGCGGGCGATTCGATTCGGAAGGACAGTTCGTGATGTTGCGCTCACCGCGCAACAAGAAGGACCCCAAGGCCATCGACGAAAGCACCGATACCTGGGACACGATCGACTGGCTGCTCGCCAACGTGCCGCGCAACAACGGTCGGGTGGGACAACTGGGGGTCTCGTATCCCGGCTGGCTCACGGTGATGTCGATGCTCGATCCGCATCCCGCGCTCAAGGCGGTGTCCCCGCAGGCATCGCCGGCCTCGATGTTCATCGGCGACGATTTCCATCACAACGGCGCATTCCGTCTGGCGTACGGATTCGAGTACGTGGCCATGATGGAGAGCGGCAAGGGGATGCAGCGATTCCCGTTCGACAAGGTGGACAACTATTCGTGGCACCTCGAGAACGGTCCGCTGTCCAACATCGACCGCAAGTATTTCAAGGGCGAGCGGCCCACATGGAACGATTTTGTTTCGCATCCGAACTTCGATGCGTTCTGGAAGCGTGAGGCCCTCGCGCAATATCTCGATCGGGTCAACGTGCCCACGCTCAATGTGGGAGGCTGGTGGGATCAGGAAGACTTTTACGGTCCACTCACCATCTACCAGGAACTCGAGAAGCACGACACCAAGGGGATAAACTATCTCGTGGTGGGGCCGTGGAATCACGGGGCGTGGCGTGGTGCGTCGGGGCAGCGACTGGGCAACATCGATTTTGGCAGTGCCACCGCGCCGTATTTCCGGCGCACCATCGAAGCGCCGTGGTTCGCATACTGGCTGAAGGACAAGGGCACGCTCACCCTGGCCGAGGCCACCACCTTCGAAGCCGGCGCAAACGAATGGCGCCAGTACGACACGTGGCCGCCCCGAAAGAACGTCGGCCCGCGTCGTCTCTATTTTCACGCCGACGGCAAACTTTCTTTCGATCCGCCAAAGGCCGGTGATCCCAGGCCATACGATTCGTATGTCTCCGATCCCGCGAAGCCCGTGCCGTATCGCGCGCGTCCCATCCTGGCCACGTTCGGACCGGGATCGACGTGGGCCCAGTGGCTGGCCGACGATCAACGGTTCGTGCAGGACCGTCCCGATGTCGTGGCGTGGGAAACGCCGGTGCTCGAAAACGATGTCACCATTGCCGGGGACATCGTCGCCCGTCTGATGGCGACCACCACCGGCACCGATGCCGACTGGGTGGTCAAGCTCATCGACGTGTATCCGGAAGATCATCCCAAGCTCGGCGGCTACCAGTTCATGGTGGCCAACGAGGTGCTGCGCGGGCGCTTCCGCAGCAGCTATGAACACCCGGAACCCATCGTGGCCGGCAAGGCCACCGAGTTCAAGGTCGGCCTGCACACCCAGAACTACCGGTTCCGCAAAGGGCATCGCATCCGCGTGCAGATCCAGAGCAGCTGGTTCCCGCTGATCGATCGCAATCCGCAGACGTTCGTGCCCAACATCTTCAAGGCGAACGCCGCCGATTTCCGCGTCGCCACACAGCGCATCTATCGCTCGCCGACGCTGTCGTCGTATCTGCAGATGTCGATCGTCACCTCCAACCCGATCGTGCCGTGA
- a CDS encoding D-aminoacylase, with translation MWLKSPVPLLRPLALTSALASVLASVLFTSRLPAQAATAEYDVVIRNGRVLDGAGNPWILADVAIKDGRFVQIGRVAGKGKREIDATGRYVSPGWIDMLDQSGRMLQRDGRAESKLLQGMTTALGGEGGTPVPASQVASYFEQLERQGISVNFGTYFGEVQARTAVIGPSARAPTPAELDRMRAILDTAMRAGVLGMSTALIYPPASYATTSELTEMAKVAARYGGIYASHIRGEGAEVVQSVREAIEIGERSGTPVEIFHLKVAHQPAWGVLMDSLRQVIEAARARNVDVAADMYVYTAGGTGLDATIPSWAHEGGRDSLAARLKNPAIRARLKREVATGSPGWWNIIEAAGGWDGVVLTTAANPANVQYQGKSITQIAAMTGKDPADAAWDLVLEGTGGRVSAVYHMMSEKDIETALRFPWVSIGSDASAMAAPGPADASGLPHPRSYGNPVRVISHYVRERQVITLEDAIRKMTSWPATRMRLVDRGVIRAGAWADVTIFDYENLRDRATYEQPTQLPTGIDYVLVNGVVVMEKGKHTGATPGKVLRGPGASR, from the coding sequence ATGTGGTTGAAATCCCCGGTTCCCCTGCTGCGCCCATTGGCCCTGACGAGCGCGCTGGCGAGTGTCCTGGCGAGTGTCCTGTTCACATCCCGCCTTCCGGCGCAGGCCGCCACTGCCGAATACGATGTAGTCATCCGCAACGGGCGGGTGCTCGACGGTGCCGGCAATCCGTGGATCCTGGCCGATGTGGCCATCAAGGATGGCCGCTTCGTGCAGATCGGCCGGGTGGCCGGCAAGGGCAAACGGGAGATCGACGCCACGGGACGATACGTCTCACCCGGGTGGATCGACATGCTCGATCAGTCGGGGCGCATGCTGCAGCGCGATGGCAGAGCCGAGAGCAAGCTGTTGCAGGGCATGACCACGGCGCTGGGTGGTGAAGGTGGAACGCCGGTACCTGCCAGTCAGGTGGCGTCGTATTTCGAACAACTCGAGCGGCAGGGCATCAGCGTCAACTTCGGTACGTACTTCGGGGAAGTGCAGGCCCGCACCGCGGTGATCGGGCCGTCGGCGCGTGCGCCCACACCGGCCGAACTCGATCGTATGCGGGCCATTCTCGACACCGCCATGCGGGCCGGTGTGCTGGGAATGAGCACGGCACTCATCTACCCACCGGCCAGCTACGCCACGACCAGCGAGCTCACGGAAATGGCCAAGGTGGCCGCGCGGTACGGCGGCATCTATGCCAGCCATATCCGCGGCGAGGGAGCGGAGGTGGTGCAGTCGGTGCGCGAAGCCATCGAGATCGGCGAACGCTCGGGCACACCGGTGGAGATCTTCCATCTCAAGGTGGCGCACCAGCCGGCCTGGGGTGTCCTCATGGATTCGCTGCGTCAGGTGATCGAAGCCGCACGGGCGCGCAACGTCGATGTGGCCGCCGACATGTACGTGTACACGGCGGGGGGCACCGGACTCGACGCCACCATCCCGAGTTGGGCGCATGAGGGCGGACGGGATTCACTGGCGGCCCGACTGAAGAATCCCGCCATCCGCGCCCGACTCAAGCGGGAAGTGGCCACCGGTTCCCCGGGCTGGTGGAACATCATCGAAGCAGCAGGCGGATGGGACGGTGTGGTGCTCACGACCGCGGCGAATCCCGCCAATGTGCAGTATCAGGGCAAGTCCATTACGCAGATCGCGGCGATGACGGGCAAGGATCCCGCCGATGCGGCGTGGGATCTCGTGCTGGAAGGCACCGGCGGCCGCGTGTCGGCGGTCTATCACATGATGTCCGAGAAGGACATCGAAACGGCGTTGCGCTTTCCGTGGGTGAGCATCGGCAGTGATGCCTCGGCAATGGCCGCACCCGGGCCGGCGGATGCGTCGGGGCTGCCACATCCGCGCTCGTATGGCAATCCGGTGCGCGTGATCTCGCACTACGTGCGTGAGCGCCAGGTGATCACGCTGGAGGATGCCATCCGCAAGATGACATCGTGGCCGGCCACGCGTATGCGCCTGGTCGATCGTGGTGTCATTCGCGCGGGCGCGTGGGCCGACGTCACGATCTTCGACTATGAAAATCTGCGTGATCGGGCCACCTACGAGCAGCCCACGCAGTTGCCCACCGGCATCGACTACGTGCTGGTGAACGGTGTGGTGGTGATGGAGAAGGGGAAACACACCGGTGCGACACCCGGCAAGGTGCTGCGTGGGCCGGGCGCTTCGCGGTAG
- a CDS encoding serine hydrolase gives MPISSVSRVFRTRLSVIAGAALVTLGVASPIAAQNVLPVKGGRGDQAVVARLDADIAAAVNVWKTAGLAVSIVRNDSVLLSKGYGLREVGKPTPVDADTRFAIGSTTKAMTSLALAMLVDEGKVRWDAPVIEYLPAFKLSDPWVTRELTVRDILTHRAGLGNADLLWTGTDFSSEEILRRVATVQPAYSFRAGWIYQNIMYAVAGAVVEAASGKTWDAFLEQRIFAPLGMNGTITRLSKVEGQPNVASPHRMVNDSIRLTVNRAVDPVAAAGSVWSSVNDMARWMRFVLDSGRVNGKRLVSEANFKAWISPQVVADPSTYPALELSRPHFFLYGLGWFLQDYNGQAVVMHTGSIDGMSALIGLIPDRKLGVYVLANTDHVELRHAIMYEVFDRLGGAAGTPKRDWSADLLALQARENQRPPQPARVANANTKPTLPLASYVATYRNPTYGDVVITLVGETLHARFGSGFDGDLTHAQYDTFRARWSGRGEGNITFRPDGNGRILALQLQGNLFTRLTPAR, from the coding sequence ATGCCCATCTCTTCCGTCTCGCGCGTCTTCCGGACCCGGCTGAGTGTCATCGCCGGCGCCGCTCTCGTCACCTTGGGCGTTGCATCGCCAATCGCGGCGCAGAACGTGCTGCCCGTCAAGGGCGGACGTGGCGATCAGGCCGTCGTAGCCAGACTCGACGCCGATATCGCCGCCGCGGTCAACGTGTGGAAGACTGCCGGACTGGCCGTGTCCATCGTACGCAACGACAGCGTGCTGCTGTCGAAAGGGTATGGTCTTCGCGAAGTCGGCAAACCCACGCCGGTCGATGCCGACACGCGTTTTGCGATCGGGTCCACCACCAAGGCCATGACGTCGCTGGCGCTCGCCATGCTCGTCGATGAAGGCAAGGTGCGGTGGGACGCACCGGTGATCGAATACCTGCCGGCGTTCAAGCTGTCCGATCCGTGGGTGACACGTGAACTCACCGTGCGCGACATCCTCACGCATCGCGCCGGCCTGGGCAACGCGGATCTGCTGTGGACGGGCACCGACTTTTCCTCCGAGGAGATCCTGCGGCGTGTGGCCACCGTGCAACCCGCCTATTCGTTCCGCGCCGGATGGATCTACCAGAACATCATGTACGCGGTGGCCGGCGCGGTGGTCGAAGCCGCGTCGGGCAAAACGTGGGATGCGTTTCTCGAGCAGCGCATCTTCGCGCCGCTCGGCATGAATGGCACCATCACGCGGTTGTCCAAGGTGGAAGGGCAACCGAATGTGGCCAGTCCGCACCGTATGGTGAACGATTCCATCCGCCTCACGGTCAATCGGGCGGTCGACCCCGTGGCCGCGGCGGGCTCCGTGTGGTCGTCGGTGAACGACATGGCCAGGTGGATGCGCTTCGTGCTCGACTCGGGGCGCGTGAACGGCAAGCGCCTGGTGAGCGAAGCGAATTTCAAGGCTTGGATCTCGCCACAGGTTGTGGCCGATCCCTCCACGTATCCGGCGCTCGAGTTGTCGCGGCCGCACTTCTTCCTCTACGGACTGGGCTGGTTCCTGCAGGACTACAACGGACAGGCCGTGGTCATGCACACCGGCAGCATCGACGGCATGAGCGCTCTCATCGGTCTCATTCCCGACAGGAAGCTGGGTGTATACGTGCTGGCGAACACCGATCATGTCGAACTGCGTCATGCCATCATGTACGAAGTGTTCGATCGCCTGGGTGGAGCGGCCGGTACGCCCAAACGCGATTGGAGCGCGGATCTGCTGGCGTTGCAGGCGCGCGAAAATCAGCGTCCGCCGCAGCCGGCGCGTGTGGCCAATGCCAACACGAAGCCCACGCTTCCGCTCGCGTCGTATGTGGCCACGTATCGCAATCCCACCTACGGTGATGTGGTCATCACGCTCGTGGGGGAAACGCTGCACGCCCGGTTCGGCAGCGGCTTCGACGGCGATCTGACCCACGCGCAGTACGACACGTTCCGCGCCCGCTGGAGCGGACGAGGGGAAGGCAACATCACATTCCGCCCCGACGGCAACGGTCGTATTCTCGCCTTGCAGTTGCAGGGCAATCTGTTCACCCGTCTCACGCCTGCCCGGTGA
- a CDS encoding amidohydrolase, which translates to MPDAVLAQFSDVLRRQLIDLRRDLHRHPELAFAESRTGAALEQALRDLVEPLLGGRPLIMTRVAGTGLVARIPGANREAPVVAVRGDIDALPIREATGLPYASVNDGVMHACGHDVHASWAVGAACLLAQRPAAGDVLIVLQPAEEIGKGADAVLASGLLDGVAAIFGAHVDRRFAVGQVVAQAGPLAAAADTFSIVLRGRGAHGARPHESADPVLGAGLLIAALQGIVARRVNPSVPAVLTVATMQAGTALNIIPDSATIGGTVRTIDPATRTLVADELRRVAHGIALAHDLGVEVSFELGPPPIVNPERTAAWAREASTALVGAANVVPLGITNMGGEDFACYMERIPGAFLRIGAREEGGEPTPAHSPRFFAADGSLFVGAAVLAETARVASAALTAR; encoded by the coding sequence GTGCCGGACGCCGTTCTCGCACAATTCTCCGACGTGCTCCGTCGGCAACTGATCGACCTGCGCCGCGATCTCCACCGGCATCCGGAACTGGCGTTCGCCGAGTCCAGGACCGGCGCCGCGCTGGAACAGGCGTTGCGTGATCTGGTGGAGCCGTTGCTCGGTGGCCGTCCGCTGATCATGACGCGGGTGGCGGGCACCGGACTGGTTGCGCGGATTCCGGGAGCGAATCGTGAGGCGCCGGTGGTGGCGGTGCGCGGGGACATCGACGCGCTGCCCATCCGCGAAGCCACCGGGTTGCCGTATGCCTCCGTCAACGATGGCGTGATGCATGCCTGCGGACACGATGTGCATGCGTCATGGGCCGTCGGCGCCGCTTGTCTGCTGGCGCAACGACCGGCGGCGGGTGATGTGCTGATCGTATTGCAACCGGCGGAAGAAATCGGCAAAGGCGCCGACGCCGTGCTCGCCTCGGGGCTGCTGGACGGTGTGGCCGCGATCTTCGGTGCACATGTCGATCGCCGGTTTGCCGTGGGTCAGGTGGTCGCGCAGGCCGGACCGTTGGCCGCGGCGGCGGACACCTTCTCGATCGTGCTGCGCGGACGTGGAGCGCATGGAGCCCGTCCGCACGAGTCGGCGGATCCCGTGCTGGGCGCGGGGCTGCTCATCGCGGCGTTGCAGGGCATCGTGGCGCGTCGGGTGAATCCGTCGGTGCCGGCGGTGCTCACGGTAGCCACCATGCAGGCGGGCACGGCGCTCAACATCATTCCCGATTCGGCGACGATCGGTGGAACGGTGCGCACGATCGATCCAGCTACGCGGACGCTGGTCGCCGATGAACTGCGACGGGTGGCACACGGCATCGCCCTCGCCCATGATCTGGGCGTCGAGGTGTCCTTCGAACTCGGGCCGCCACCCATCGTGAATCCGGAACGCACGGCGGCGTGGGCTCGTGAGGCCTCCACGGCATTGGTGGGCGCGGCCAACGTGGTGCCATTGGGCATCACGAACATGGGCGGCGAGGATTTCGCCTGCTACATGGAGCGCATACCCGGCGCCTTCCTGCGCATCGGCGCCCGTGAAGAGGGTGGAGAACCCACACCCGCACACTCCCCGCGCTTCTTTGCCGCGGACGGTTCTCTGTTTGTCGGTGCTGCGGTACTGGCCGAAACAGCGCGCGTCGCATCCGCCGCACTGACGGCCAGGTAG